From one Colletotrichum destructivum chromosome 3, complete sequence genomic stretch:
- a CDS encoding Putative AAA+ ATPase domain, ATPase, AAA-type, core — MTLPIMSSQEATLTDQYAGLAPANSVPADEVGSVKDSATTAVAPARPAKSSESIKDGKKNAAKKKAKKQFKKREKKHKKVARNEEDSSESATEDDGHRSDDDETSSDSDSDSSDSEEVSKRKAKSRKHSVNTTTKKTRPSTSRSTKKSKSSKKRDPSLSASSSSSSDTDSDSSDDSGAEDSDSDDGLTKVPMTAQQMQMFQQWQRVNGSMALGGSNNSNQPSFWPPPPRRGNLGVGDGGLGENPMFGSRLRTRGRQAQPSSSSSSRKRPKLDFKRVDQVWDSAIHQYKLQDTAATTSDTLYDAYVLQIRRTFDWEGKYSATLVDVKSKVLRECLQEVMGNIKGVSLVDETPKLDPNMLFLYLEDLRKYGKKLKKTAAVGADKKERKKQKKHIETKRQHLKVLLKYLDKDYAHIKKSLYPMLENGLITFDLLWALYKPNTLIYTTTYGSPDEPRVFKVEQAEKLNSMTKGEFYWVDGKYLEFDGKQFGYGTLCEEVPEFRGARKISSLSAFPLDFHKDKEAIKAALVERGKKFVQLGGVHYRSHQGLAYYKKKKAVIKVNVNGRVMVDPAIHRRINPNYQVSVVRPRDHDVLSDSEDEDDDDEKACGQGSDSDNGCGSDDDACGKMVTKVVRDPKGNVRMIRVPKSDVEESAPAEPLERVEEVKSDGLSEDGEKSKEPPEFSAEDYLIASSVVLGFSFSEKLWLEFTVSGITDIQWNDSAYESLVLEPKQKDIVKALVESHKYHAAESIDDVIQGKGKGLVAVLHGPPGTGKTLTAEGISELLKCPLYMASAGELGTDSRYLEAELQKILDICHAWGAILLLDEADVFLEKRNLHEIARNALVSIFLRQLEYFQGILFLTTNRVETFDDAFQSRIHIALRYESLTQRAKKSIFRIFVERVRVLEGVDLRPFSDDDYESLAKHDLNGRQIKNTVRTAQALAVNKGEPLGMEHIRQVLDVQNSFDLHLKGGESYKDAMRSYY, encoded by the exons ATGACGCTACCTATAATGAGTTCCCAGGAGGCCACCCTCACAGACCAATACGCCGGACTTGCCCCGGCCAATTCAGTGCCCGCCGATGAAGTGGGCTCCGTCAAAGACTcggccaccaccgccgtcgcccctGCTCGTCCGGCCAAGTCTTCCGAGAGCATCAAAGACGGAAAGAAGAAtgcggccaagaagaaggccaagaagcagttcaaaaagagggagaagaagcacaAGAAAGTTGCTCGCAACGAGGAGGACTCGTCGGAGTCCGCTACGGAAGACGATGGTCACCGatccgacgatgacgagacTTCATCCGACTCCGATTCAGACTCGTCCGACTCGGAGGAAGTTTCCAAACGCAAGGCCAAATCGAGAAAGCACTCTGTTAACACTACGACCAAGAAGACTcggccttccacttcccgCTCCACCAAGAAGAGCAAATCTTCCAAAAAGCGCGATCCCTCCCTGTccgcttcctcttcctcctcgtctgaCACGGACTCGGACTCATCGGACGACAGTGGTGCCGAGGATAGCGACTCTGACGACGGTCTGACCAAGGTCCCAATGACGGCgcagcagatgcagatgTTCCAACAATGGCAACGCGTCAACGGCTCCATGGCGCTTGGCGGCAGCAACAATAGTAACCAGCCATCCTTCTGGCCTCCGCCTCCGAGGCGTGGCAACCTCGGcgtgggcgacggcgggctcggcgagAACCCCATGTTCGGCAGCAGACTCCGGACGCGGGGGCGGCAGGCccagccgtcgtcgtcgtcgtcgtccaggaagAGGCCGAAGCTGGACTTCAAGCGGGTCGACCAGGTCTGGGACAGCGCCATCCACCAATACAAGCTCCAGGACACGGCGGCGACCACCTCGGACACGCTGTACGACGCCTACGTGCTCCAGATCAGGCGGACCTTTGACTGGGAGGGCAAGTACAGCGCCACGCTCGTCGACGTGAAGAGCAAGGTCCTGCGCGAGTGTCTGCAGGAGGTCATGGGCAATATCAAGGGCGTCAGCCTGGTCGATGAGACGCCCAAGCTCGACCCCAACATGCTGTTTCT CTACCTGGAAGACTTGCGAAAGTAcggcaagaagctcaagaaaacggcggcggtgggcgCGGACAAGAAAGAGcgcaagaagcagaagaagcacaTCGAGACGAAGCGGCAGCATCTCAAGGTTCTTCTCAAATACCTCGACAAGGACTATGCTCACATCAAGAAGAG TCTCTACCCCATGCTGGAAAACGGGCTCATCACGTTCGACCTGCTTTGGGCGCTTTACAAGCCCAACACGCTCATATACACGACAACCTACGGGTCACCCGATGAGCCTCGGGTGTTCAAGGTGGAGCAGGCAGAGAAGCTGAACAGCATGACCAAGGGAGAATTCTACTGGGTTGATGGCAAA TATCTAGAGTTCGACGGCAAGCAGTTCGGCTACGGCACTCTCTGCGAAGAGGTCCCAGAGTTCCGAGGGGCCCGAAAGATCAGCAGCCTCAGTGCCTTTCCCCTCGACTTCcacaaggacaaggaggccatcaaggccgccctGGTCGAGCGAGGCAAGAAGTTCGTGCAGCTCGGCGGTGTGCACTACCGGAGCCACCAAGGGCTGGCGTActacaagaagaagaaggccgtcatcaaggtcaacgtcaacggGCGCGTCATGGTCGACCCGGCCATCCACCGCCGCATCAACCCCAACTACCAGGTCTCCGTCGTCCGGCCTCGGGACCACGACGTCCTCTCCGACTcggaggatgaagatgacgacgacgagaaggcaTGCGGCCAGGGCTCAGACTCTGACAATGGATGCGGAAGCGATGATGACGCCTGCGGGAAGATGGTGACCAAGGTCGTGCGCGACCCCAAGGGCAACGTCCGCATGATTCGGGTCCCGAAATCTGACGTCGAGGAGTCTGCGCCAGCGGAGCCGCTCGAGCGAGTCGAGGAGGTGAAAAGTGACGGCCTAtccgaggacggcgagaagTCGAAGGAGCCGCCCGAGTTCTCGGCGGAGGACTACCTCATCGCATCATCCGTCGTGCTGGGGTTCTCTTTCTCAGAGAAGCTATGGCTCGAGTTCACTGTCTCTGGGATCACCGACATCCAGTGGAACGACAGCGCATACGAGTCTTTAGTGCTCGAGCCCAAGCAGAAGGACATTGTCAAG GCGCTGGTCGAGTCCCACAAGtaccacgccgccgagagcatcGACGACGTGATTCAAGGCAAAGGAAAGGGGCTTGTCG CCGTCCTCCATGGCCCCCCTGGCACGGGAAAGACTCTCACGGCCGAGGGCATCAGCGAGCTGCTCAAGTGCCCGCTCTacatggcctcggccggaGAGCTGGGCACCGACTCGCGATAcctcgaggcggagctgCAGAAGATCCTCGACATTTGCCACGCCTGGGGtgccatcctcctcctcgacgaggccgacgtgTTCCTGGAGAAGAGGAACCTGCACGAGATCGCCCGCAACGCGCTGGTCAGCATCTTCCTGCGTCAGCTGGAGTACTTCCAGGGGATCCTATTCCTGACGACGAACCGAGTCGAG ACCTTTGACGACGCGTTCCAGTCGCGCATCCACATCGCCCTGCGCTACGAGAGCCTCACGCAGCGGGCCAAGAAGTCCATCTTCCGCATCTTTGTCGAGcgcgtccgcgtcctcgaAGGGGTCGATCTCCGGCCCTTCAGCGATGACGACTACGAGAGCCTCGCGAAGCACGACCTCAACGGCCGGCAGATCAAGAACACGGTCCGCACCGCGCAGGCGCTGGCCGTCAACAAGGGCGAGCCGCTCGGCATGGAACACATCCGgcaggtcctcgacgtccaGAATAGTTTTGATCTGCACCTCAAGGGAGGCGAGTCGTACAAGGACGCTATGCGCAGTTATTATTGA
- a CDS encoding Putative berberine/berberine, FAD-binding domain, PCMH-type, FAD-binding, type PCMH, subdomain 2: MLSRSTFVALLLSGRVMAAVTCKTTPSDASWPSTDDWNSFNQTLGGALIKTQPIASSCYNNSSFSSTVLSCDEVNSNWFSSTLHARFPESIDYPYWANNSCVPPSDYAYQNQGCELGGLPEFVLNATTAEQVATAMKWASSRNIRVVVKGTGHDLVGRSSGAYSLSIWTHQFQSIELNSQWPRPLGNGTENVAIVGSGNNWGQLLNATASVGRTLVSGGVSTVGLGGFIGGGGHGPLSSQYGLAADQVLQATVVTSAGEVLVANEAQNQDLLWAIRGGGPGLYGAVIEYVLRTHPSPKNVVQATLSMSMAGNDTQAAILASWNALATISAALPDLMDAGLAGFGNAATTKVYTTSSGALGQGVTATFTFFGYNTTERAVSSLLAPLKSSMLAHGGDGALLVALSEPEVFSTYLSFFSDSLNIVETPVGQISLPSSRLLGRRELTEIPLEQLRTHLQSVMKTQVDGASAALVYGLQGGKGPREVQEHMRGALNPAWRRAYVHLLSAASYVNITDTTPQEALASAAAWTEEIQEAAWRKWAPGSGSYINEANPFNSNFREDFYGENYERLLEVKKKYDPTTSLFVLSGVGSDMWKYDLDTGKLCLQ, from the exons ATGCTATCTCGATCCACGTTTGTGGCTCTGCTGCTCTCCGGCCGTGTCATGGCAGCTGTGACGTGCAAGACCACTCCCTCCGATGCGAGCTGGCCAAGCACCGACGACTGGAACAGCTTCAATCAAACTCTTGGGGGCGCTTTGATTAAGACCCAGCCCATTGCATCTTCATGCTACAACAACAGTTCCTTCTCTTCCACGGTGTTGTCATGCGACGAAGTCAACAGCAACTGGTTCTCTTCCACCCTCCATGCACGCTTCCCAGAGTCGATTGACTATCCATACTGGGCCAACAACTCTTGCGTGCCGCCGAGCGACTACGCCTACCAGAATCAGGGATGCGAGCTAGGAGGCTTGCCCGAGTTTGTACTCAACGCTACGACCGCGGAGCAGGTCGCGACGGCCATGAAGTGGGCCAGTTCACGGAACATCCGAGTCGTTGTGAAGGGCACCGGACATGATTTGGTCGGCAG GTCCAGCGGCGCCTACTCACTATCGATCTGGACTCATCAGTTCCAAAGCATCGAGTTGAACAGCCAGTGGCCGCGTCCGCTTGGCAACGGGACCGAGAATGTGGCCATCGTCGGAAGCGGGAACAACTGGGGACAGCTTCTCAACGCTACCGCCTCTGTCGGAAGAACCCTGGTCAGTGGCGGGGTCAGCACTGTTGGCCTCGGAGGATTCATCGGAGGTGGTGGCCACGGGCCTCTTTCGAGCCAATACGGCTTGGCTGCTGATCAGGTTCTGCAGGCTACGGTAGTCACATCGGCCGGGGAGGTTCTCGTGGCCAACGAGGCTCAGAATCAGGATCTGCTATGGGCTatccgaggcggcgggcctGGTCTCTACGGCGCCGTCATTGAATACGTGTTACGCACGCATCCCAGCCCCAAAAACGTTGTCCAGGCGACCCTTTCCATGTCAATGGCAGGGAACGACACACAAGCAGCCATCCTGGCCTCCTGGAACGCGCTGGCGACAATCTCTGCAGCTTTGCCGGATCTTATGGACGCTGGTCTCGCAGGGTTTGGAAATGCGGCGACAACCAAAGTCTACACAACATCATCCGGTGCTCTCGGCCAAGGAGTTACCGCGACCTTCACCTTCTTCGGCTACAACACTACGGAAAGAGCAGTTTCCTCTCTTTTGGCCCCCTTGAAGTCGAGCATGCTCGCACATGGCGGGGATGGTGCACTTTTAGTGGCCCTTTCGGAACCCGAGGTCTTCTCAACCTacctctccttcttcagcgACAGTCTCAACATTGTCGAGACGCCAGTTGGACAGATTAGCCTTCCCTCCAGCCGCCTTCTTGGTCGCCGCGAGTTGACGGAGATTCCTCTGGAACAGCTGCGTACCCATCTGCAAAGTGTCATGAAAACCCAAGTTGATGGAGCCTCTGCCGCGTTGGTGTATGGATTGCAAGGTGGTAAAGGCCCTCGAGAGGTCCAGGAACACATGCGTGGCGCTCTGAACCCCGCTTGGCGACGAGCCTACGTCCACCTTCTCAGTGCAGCCTCGTACGTCAACATAACGGACACAACGCCGCAGGAGGCTTTGGCTTCCGCCGCTGCTTGGACCGAGGAAATCCAGGAGGCTGCGTGGCGGAAGTGGGCGCCGGGATCGGGCTCGTACATCAACGAAGCCAACCCTTTCAACAGCAACTTCCGCGAGGACTTTTACGGGGAGAACTATGAACGCCTACTGGAGGTCAAGAAAAAGTATGACCCCACTACTAGCTTGTTTGTTTTGTCAGGGGTTGGAAGCGACATGTGGAAGTATGACTTGGACACTGGAAAACTGTGTTTGCAGTAG
- a CDS encoding Putative hem peroxidase, peroxidase, active, heme-binding peroxidase Ccp1 has translation MAPSGKAVVLLTALTAIVAAYPGMGRVPGGMTHEEMVAKITRDSRTGFNGGAVNGGFNGGPNRGPNGPNAGPNRGPNGSNPGPNNGFNNGFNNGFNNGFNNGFNNGVTTRAEDNEIIGDLIKVPDNNLSDVGRDVKGILAGNGNAVSDAAEGSVPDLGSAECSADKCCVWKHVADEIMPTFRDANGCTDPARASIRLGFHDAAGWSKGTGDLGGADGSIVLAPEEIGRPANDGLADIVEQMKTWHAKFSEFGAGMADLIQFAATTATVACPGGPRIKTFVGRKDSSVAAPDGLLPDPRDNADKLIELFGNKTISAPGLAALVGAHTSSRQRFFDPSRANAPQDTTPAVWDVLFYQETLNASPGDIVTFPSDIALSKDPRSAPAFQAFAQQAPLWGAAYARQYLRLSLLGVFNINELTDCTKVLPAGTAAKRS, from the exons ATGGCTCCTTCAGGTAAAGCAGTCGTCCTCCTTACGGCCTTGACAGCCATTGTAGCCGCATATCCCGGCATGGGCAGGGTCCCTGGCGGCATGACTCACGAGGAAATGGTGGCAAAGATCACCCGCGACAGCCGTACCGGCTTCaatggcggcgccgtcaatGGCGGATTCAACGGCGGTCCCAATCGCGGACCCAACGGCCCCAATGCCGGACCCAATCGCGGCCCCAATGGCTCCAACCCCGGTCCCAACAACGGCTTCAACAACGGCTTCAACAACGGCTTCAACAACGGCTTCAACAACGGCTTCAACAACGGCGTCACCACTCGAGCCGAAGACAACGAGATCATTGGTGACCTCATCAAGGTGCCTGACAACAACCTCTCCGACGTCGGAAGAGACGTCAAGGGCATCTtggccggcaacggcaacgccgtgtcagacgccgccgagggcagcGTCCCCGATCTCGGCAGCGCCGAGTGCAGCGCAGACAAGTGCTGTGTATGGAAGCACGTCGCTGACGAGATCATGCCCACCTTCCGCGACGCCAACGGCTGCACCGACCCGGCCCGGGCCTCGATCCGCCTGGGCTTCCACGACGCCGCAGGGTGGAGTAAAGGCaccggcgacctcggcggcgctgaCGGGTCCATCGTCCTCGCGCCCGAGGAGATCGGCCGCCCGGCCAACGACGGGCTCGCGGATATCGTCGAGCAGATGAAGACATGGCACGCCAAGTTCAGCGagttcggcgccggcatggcCGACCTGATCCAGTTCGCCGCCACAACCGCCACCGTCGCGTGTCCCGGCGGGCCGCGTATCAAGACCTTCGTCGGCCGCAAGGACTCCTCCGTTGCGGCGCCcgacggcctgctgccgGATCCGAGAGACAACGCCGACAAGCTGATCGAGCTGTTCGGGAACAAGACTATCTCGGCCCCGGGgctcgcggccctcgtcggcgcccacACCTCCAGCCGTCAGCGCTTCTTCGACCCGTCGCGCGCGAACGCGCCGCAGGACACGACGCCCGCCGTCTGGGACGTCCTCTTCTACCAGGAGACCCTGAACGCGAGCCCCGGAGACATCGTCACCTTCCCCAGCGACATCGCCTTGTCCAAAGACCCCCGGTCCGCCCCGGCGTTCCAGGCTTTTGCGCAGCAGGCGCCTCTCTGGGGTGCT GCTTATGCGAGGCAATATCTCCGCCTCAGCCTGCTTGGGGTATTCAACATCAACGAGCTGACCGATTGCACCAAGGTGCTGCCTGCCGGGACTGCTGCTAAGAGGTCATAG